One stretch of Hymenobacter chitinivorans DSM 11115 DNA includes these proteins:
- a CDS encoding serine hydrolase domain-containing protein, translated as MKPLRSYLPLLLLLPVLACSRPTQPTAPGAPAAAYYPGPGNRWQRQKPEKAGFDAARLQQAVAWAQEQETTQMTPNFATQAEIFGTPLGPLPASRAATNGLILRHGYIVAEWGNTEQADPTYSVAKSVLSTLLGLTLEKGLIKDIHDPVSKDIHDGGYDSDHNRRVTWEHHVRQSSEWEGSMWGKNADFVGHEAFGKGERKPRTLQEPGTYYEYNDVRINRFSLSLLELWRRPLPEVFRSEIMQPIGASSSWQWVPYRNSTVLIDGQPMASVSGGTRWGGGLWISSRDEARFGYLFLRQGRWQDRQVVPAAWVQQATTPGGPGPDYGYLWWLNSQRKAWPDAPATSYAALGAGSNTIWVDPEHDLVIVWRWHNGSPNELIKRVLGALKNG; from the coding sequence ATGAAACCGCTCCGCTCCTACCTGCCGCTGCTCCTGCTGCTGCCCGTGCTGGCCTGCTCCCGCCCCACCCAACCGACGGCCCCGGGCGCCCCGGCTGCGGCCTACTACCCCGGCCCGGGCAACCGCTGGCAGCGCCAAAAGCCCGAAAAAGCCGGCTTCGACGCCGCCCGCCTGCAGCAGGCCGTAGCCTGGGCCCAGGAGCAGGAAACGACCCAAATGACCCCGAACTTCGCTACCCAGGCCGAAATCTTCGGCACGCCCCTGGGCCCACTGCCCGCCTCCCGGGCCGCTACCAACGGCCTGATCCTGCGCCACGGCTACATCGTGGCCGAGTGGGGCAACACCGAGCAGGCCGACCCCACCTACAGCGTGGCCAAAAGCGTGCTGTCCACCCTGCTGGGCCTGACCCTGGAAAAGGGCCTGATCAAGGACATTCACGACCCGGTGAGCAAGGACATTCACGACGGCGGCTACGATTCCGACCACAACCGCCGCGTGACCTGGGAACACCACGTGCGCCAGAGCAGTGAGTGGGAAGGCTCGATGTGGGGCAAAAACGCCGATTTCGTGGGCCACGAGGCCTTCGGCAAAGGCGAGCGAAAACCCCGGACCCTGCAGGAGCCCGGCACCTACTACGAATACAACGACGTGCGCATCAACCGCTTCTCGTTGTCGCTGCTGGAGCTCTGGCGCCGGCCCCTGCCCGAGGTGTTCCGCTCCGAAATCATGCAGCCCATCGGCGCTTCCTCATCCTGGCAGTGGGTGCCCTACCGCAACTCCACCGTGCTTATCGACGGCCAGCCCATGGCCTCCGTGAGCGGGGGCACGCGCTGGGGCGGGGGCCTCTGGATCAGCAGCCGCGACGAAGCCCGATTCGGCTACCTGTTTCTGCGCCAGGGCCGCTGGCAAGACCGGCAAGTAGTGCCCGCGGCCTGGGTGCAGCAGGCCACCACGCCCGGCGGCCCCGGCCCCGACTACGGCTACCTCTGGTGGCTCAACTCCCAGCGCAAGGCCTGGCCCGACGCCCCGGCCACGAGCTACGCCGCCTTGGGCGCGGGCTCCAACACGATTTGGGTTGACCCCGAGCACGACCTGGTGATTGTGTGGCGCTGGCACAACGGCAGCCCCAACGAGTTGATCAAGCGGGTGTTGGGCGCTCTTAAAAACGGGTAG
- the tsaE gene encoding tRNA (adenosine(37)-N6)-threonylcarbamoyltransferase complex ATPase subunit type 1 TsaE — MSVTEITIPTLAALPQAAAQLVPLLAGHSIVVLEGEMGAGKTTFTKALCQELGVQDDVSSPTFALVNEYRDGQNQPIYHFDFYRIEDPAEAENIGALEYFDSGYLCLIEWPSRVEALLPPKRLLVTLTVTGPESRLLRLEALTD; from the coding sequence ATGTCCGTGACTGAAATTACAATTCCGACGCTAGCGGCGTTGCCCCAGGCCGCTGCCCAGCTGGTACCCCTGCTGGCGGGCCACTCCATTGTGGTGCTGGAGGGCGAAATGGGGGCGGGCAAAACGACCTTCACCAAGGCCCTGTGCCAAGAGCTGGGCGTGCAGGACGACGTGAGCAGCCCCACCTTTGCCCTCGTTAATGAGTACCGCGACGGGCAGAACCAGCCGATTTACCACTTCGACTTCTACCGGATTGAGGACCCCGCCGAGGCCGAAAACATTGGCGCGCTAGAGTACTTCGATTCTGGCTATCTTTGCCTGATAGAGTGGCCAAGCCGCGTGGAGGCGCTTTTGCCCCCGAAGAGGCTGCTCGTCACGCTCACCGTGACCGGGCCCGAGTCGCGCCTGCTGCGCCTCGAAGCCCTGACCGACTGA
- a CDS encoding alanine dehydrogenase yields MPEAIPPGFESLATSRAYFTQESMLAVETRKRKLFIGLPRETSLQENRICLTPEAVKHLVNEGHEVVMESGAGEPSKYSDHDYSEAGATIAYSAKEVYEADIILKVAPPTQEEIDYLKANQTLISALQFGSLTAEYITAILRKKVNAISFELIKDPSGARPVVRAMSEIAGSTVMLVAAEYLARSNEGKGVILGGITGVPPSQVVILGAGTVAEYAARAATGLGAEVKVFDNHLYKLRRLKQNLGTMLYTSTLDTFVLNQQIRRADVVIGALNAEEGRIPFMVPESVVASMAPGSVIIDVSIDQGGCFETSEMTSHSKPVFRKYDVVHYCVPNIASRVPRTATNALSNIFTPILQEISQHGGINEVLFTNEHFRSGVYVYKGSLTNASIAKKFNMRYKELGLMIAVRN; encoded by the coding sequence ATGCCCGAAGCAATACCCCCCGGATTTGAGTCGCTGGCCACGAGCCGCGCTTACTTCACCCAGGAATCCATGCTGGCCGTGGAAACGCGCAAGCGCAAGCTGTTTATCGGCCTGCCCCGGGAAACCTCGTTGCAGGAAAACCGCATCTGCCTGACGCCCGAAGCCGTGAAGCACCTCGTGAACGAGGGCCACGAGGTGGTCATGGAAAGCGGGGCCGGGGAGCCCAGCAAGTACTCCGACCACGACTATAGCGAGGCTGGGGCCACCATTGCCTACTCGGCCAAGGAAGTGTACGAGGCCGACATCATCCTGAAAGTGGCCCCGCCCACCCAGGAGGAAATCGACTACCTGAAGGCCAACCAGACCCTGATTTCGGCCCTGCAGTTTGGCTCGCTCACGGCCGAGTACATCACGGCCATTCTGCGCAAGAAGGTGAATGCCATCAGCTTCGAGCTGATTAAGGACCCCTCGGGGGCCCGGCCGGTGGTGCGGGCCATGAGCGAAATTGCGGGCTCCACCGTGATGCTGGTGGCGGCCGAGTACCTGGCCCGCTCCAACGAGGGCAAGGGCGTCATTCTGGGCGGTATTACCGGCGTGCCCCCGTCCCAGGTCGTGATTCTGGGCGCGGGTACCGTGGCCGAGTACGCGGCCCGCGCCGCCACCGGTCTGGGCGCCGAGGTGAAGGTGTTCGACAACCACCTCTACAAGCTGCGCCGGCTCAAGCAGAACCTGGGCACGATGCTCTACACCAGCACGCTCGACACGTTCGTGCTCAACCAGCAGATTCGGCGGGCCGACGTGGTGATTGGGGCCCTGAACGCCGAGGAAGGCCGGATTCCGTTTATGGTGCCCGAAAGCGTGGTGGCCAGCATGGCCCCCGGCTCGGTCATTATCGACGTGAGCATCGACCAGGGCGGCTGCTTCGAAACCTCGGAAATGACCAGCCACAGCAAGCCCGTGTTCCGCAAGTACGACGTGGTACACTATTGCGTGCCCAACATTGCTTCCCGCGTGCCGCGCACCGCTACCAACGCCCTGAGCAACATCTTCACGCCCATTCTGCAGGAAATCAGCCAGCACGGGGGCATCAACGAGGTCCTGTTCACCAACGAGCATTTCCGCTCGGGCGTCTACGTCTACAAAGGCTCGTTGACTAACGCCTCGATAGCCAAGAAATTCAACATGCGCTACAAGGAGCTGGGCCTGATGATAGCCGTGCGGAATTAA
- a CDS encoding GNAT family N-acetyltransferase, whose translation MYSTPNPVLLTARPVLDFPSAQVTEAMNRSFEEYFVPLVFTPETFERRFRSEHLDAQASKLWFAGEELVGLVLIARRGYTSRVAAMGLVIDARGKGYGKQMLQAALDEARARHDRSMLLEVFVPNERARRLYERLGFRNTRELFTFRREPQPVEVAAQLTEVDPRQVAYLVAREAAENLPWMFAAESLMAASAPTRAFSLDDKAFVILRPEAERTLVQTVIVPKAHRRQGWGRRLLQAVETAFPGPPLTMPMVTQGPGYDFLWAAGWEPLELALFEMECPLA comes from the coding sequence ATGTATTCTACCCCCAATCCCGTGCTGCTCACCGCCCGCCCCGTTCTGGACTTCCCCTCCGCCCAGGTCACCGAGGCCATGAACCGCTCCTTCGAGGAGTACTTCGTGCCGCTGGTCTTCACGCCCGAAACCTTCGAGCGGCGCTTCCGCTCCGAGCACCTCGACGCCCAGGCCAGCAAGCTCTGGTTTGCGGGGGAAGAGCTAGTGGGCCTGGTGCTGATTGCCCGGCGCGGCTACACGAGCCGGGTGGCGGCCATGGGGTTGGTGATTGATGCCCGGGGCAAAGGCTACGGCAAACAGATGCTGCAAGCGGCCCTCGACGAAGCCCGGGCCCGCCACGACCGGAGCATGCTGCTGGAAGTATTCGTGCCCAACGAGCGGGCCCGCCGCCTCTACGAGCGGCTGGGCTTCCGCAACACCCGGGAGCTGTTCACCTTCCGCCGTGAGCCTCAGCCGGTGGAAGTTGCCGCTCAACTCACTGAAGTCGACCCGCGGCAGGTGGCTTATCTGGTGGCCCGGGAAGCTGCCGAAAACCTGCCCTGGATGTTTGCGGCCGAGTCGCTGATGGCGGCTTCGGCGCCCACCCGGGCGTTTTCATTGGATGACAAAGCCTTCGTAATACTGCGCCCCGAAGCAGAACGCACCTTGGTACAGACCGTTATTGTGCCTAAAGCCCACCGGCGGCAGGGCTGGGGCCGCCGGCTGCTGCAGGCCGTGGAAACCGCCTTTCCCGGTCCGCCGCTGACGATGCCGATGGTAACCCAGGGGCCGGGCTACGACTTTCTGTGGGCCGCCGGCTGGGAGCCCCTGGAGTTGGCGTTGTTTGAAATGGAGTGCCCATTGGCGTAG
- a CDS encoding flavin reductase family protein: MPTAPASFRTIDPAVIKPSELHPFLVGAVAPRPVAFASTISADGSVNLSPYSFFNCFGSNPPILVFSPANRVRDNSQKHTLQNVREVPEVVIHICDYAMVEQMSLASTEYEKGVNEFVKAGFTQVPSQKVKPPRVAEAPAAFECVVEQVIELGQNNGAGNLVVCRVVLAHFREDIVLPSGTGIDPFKLDAIARLGGDWYCRASGSSLFEVPKPNRNMGIGYDQLPEHLRTSDLLTGNNLGRLGNIEREALPTPAQVAEFRQEPLVAYTLNKYQSQPQELKQHLTLLGKQYLEEGKLLEAWKVLLLAE, encoded by the coding sequence ATGCCCACCGCCCCTGCTTCCTTCCGCACCATCGACCCCGCCGTTATCAAGCCCAGTGAGCTGCACCCGTTTCTGGTGGGGGCCGTGGCCCCGCGGCCGGTGGCGTTTGCCAGCACCATTTCGGCCGATGGTAGCGTGAACCTGAGTCCCTACAGCTTCTTCAACTGCTTCGGCTCCAACCCGCCCATCCTGGTGTTTTCGCCCGCCAACCGGGTGCGCGACAACTCGCAGAAGCATACTCTGCAAAACGTGCGCGAGGTGCCCGAAGTCGTCATCCACATCTGCGACTACGCCATGGTCGAGCAAATGTCCTTGGCCAGCACCGAGTATGAAAAGGGCGTTAATGAGTTCGTGAAAGCGGGTTTTACCCAGGTACCGAGCCAGAAGGTGAAGCCCCCGCGGGTGGCCGAAGCCCCAGCCGCCTTCGAGTGCGTGGTCGAGCAAGTCATTGAGCTGGGCCAGAACAACGGGGCCGGCAACCTGGTCGTCTGCCGGGTGGTGCTGGCCCATTTTCGCGAGGATATCGTGCTGCCCAGCGGCACCGGTATCGACCCTTTCAAGCTCGACGCCATTGCCCGCCTCGGCGGCGACTGGTACTGCCGCGCTTCGGGCAGCAGCCTGTTTGAAGTGCCCAAGCCCAACCGCAACATGGGCATCGGCTACGACCAGCTCCCCGAGCACCTGCGCACCTCCGATTTGCTGACCGGCAACAACCTGGGCCGCCTCGGCAACATTGAGCGCGAAGCCCTGCCCACGCCCGCGCAGGTCGCCGAGTTTCGGCAGGAACCCCTGGTGGCCTACACGCTCAACAAGTACCAGTCCCAGCCCCAGGAGCTCAAGCAGCACCTGACGCTGCTGGGCAAGCAGTATTTGGAGGAAGGCAAGCTGCTCGAAGCCTGGAAAGTGCTGCTGCTGGCCGAGTAG